In Syngnathus scovelli strain Florida chromosome 12, RoL_Ssco_1.2, whole genome shotgun sequence, the genomic window TCCTTGGGACTACTCGGGTTATAAATACAATCTGGGAGGAGTGGTGACTTTGGAGTATGCGGTACCTTGGGCGTTTGCAGCCTTCTTAGCAGAGCAACATGTGATCAAAAATACTCTGAGGATAAGAATGTGCAGGTGAACGTTTATTGCTACCATTTGGGCTTCCAGCAGATGCTATCAGCAATTATTTTGGAACAAAGCACATTAAAGCAAGTTTATGACCCCATTTCATTTTTGATGAACAATTATGCAGTAATACATGATTGCATTTTTATCCCTGAGGAATTTCTGAGTGTGTCATTTGTTGGCAGGTGTGATCAGTGTCTTTTACGCTCAGGGTTTTGAACCACAACCAGTGCAACAGTCTGCACACCTCTCTTCCACTGGTACCTACATGAGTAGAAAGGAAAATAAACTGCATTAAAAAAACTCATAACCAGTGATATGCTCCATGTAAATTGATTGAATGATCGATCGATAATCATTGCGAATACTAGAGTGTAGGTTACTGACTGTGTGTGCTCGGGAATGAGTAAACTGTCTCCGGCAGAGAGCTCAAACTCCTGCTCATTCATGGTGACTGCTGATGATCCCTCCTGACATGAAAAGCAGAAGGGGAGatactcagatttttttttaggcaaAAATAGGCAAAAAGACCAACACGCTGTTATATGTCTTATTCAAATGAATGATTTACATTCTTGCAAAAAGTTCCATGTCTAAAATCATTCGTACGTAATACATTGATAGAACATACCAGTTGCCAAATCCATACATCACTTGGTGGCAAGGGTGCCTCAGACAAACCAGGTCCAAACATAGTTACCTGTCAGGGTAACAAAGAACtgtattatttcatttttatactTATGAGCATCtctttgaaaatataaataggttatacataaatataaataGGTTTGATTATTGTAATGAAAATGTCCCATCCCTCATTGTACCTCCGTCTCAAACTGTACTCCAAACATGTTAATGGGGCTGCCGTTGGCAaggaatgttttttgtttttccagccaGGACTTAAAACAGAATGGCGACATCACATTCATGTTGTTCATCTGGAATGGAGGATCTCTGAAGACTTCATctgcccccaaaaaatattaatCATAAAATTCTGAAAGAGTTAAACAATTGCAGATCAGAAACAGCAGCTCACTCGGATCAGGTTTCCCCGTCTTGCACTGCATTGATGCCATGAACCTGATAATAAAAGGCATTTTATCTTAAGTCGAGTCTGACCAGTGTGTAAACATGAAATAATCTTTTCTTACTCTTGGATTATCGGCACCAGCTGGGTTCCGAGATTTTTGCAGTAGAACCATTTCTCAAACAGGATGTCAGTTGTGTTGTCAACATAGTACCTGAAGGCACCAGCACATGCTTGTGTCTACATGATGACTTTGAaccagaaaaacaaacatgcattttgcataataacaaaaagaaaatcatgCAATACAAAATGCCCGGTCAGCTACATTTCATCTTAATCTATTATTctgccattttcattttttttccaagtaagATGAATGCATTACCTGAGGCAGTCAGTCTCAGCGAGCAGCCGTTTCCTCTCTACCACGAGTCCGACCGTATTGGCCTGTCTCTGAGGGGAATGGGGGATCCGAGCAGGCAGTAGAAACatctgaaaattaaaaaaaaaagacgatttCAAGAGAAGCATTATCAATAGAACTGCTACATATCAGCATCTCATATGATAAAATCCAATTAAAAACAAGAAATTGGATCTGGAAGGCAAGGCATCTATTtataatcaattttttttatgaaatgcTATTCACGCATTGGCAATTTCAGCTCACCTCTCCCTCCTTGATGTGCACATCCTTGTGCTTGCCATTTTCAATCACCTTCAGACACATGTCCCCCTTCAACTGGTAGAAAAGCTGTTGGAAATACAGTGTACAATATTGCCACAACCTTTTGTAGATTATATAACTTTCATACTTTGGGCAAATACAAAGCTTCGTACAACTTCATATGACCTTACCACCAAACCACATTGATATTCTACGAAGTTGTCAGCTGACTACCATCTTCATTACAAGATTGTAACACCGCAGGATCCAAATGCTATACACACAAGAATCTTGCTCAAAGTTGTTGATAATTTTATAATAATGCAACATCAGCCTACAGTTTGCCCCTTGTCTGGGTATACAGTGATGTATAGGTGTGACATGAGCAGGGGCACACAGGGGATTTCACTACAGTACCAGTATAAACACAAATAAAGCTGCTGGAGACTTATTATATTACATTGTGGCTAAACAATActaaagtgattaaaaaaaagtcgaCCTGAttgtttctatgataaaagaGTTATTTGCCAAGTTGTCATACCTCCTCCCCTTCTTCTATATGGTAATCCTTCCTGGTATTTGGTCCTCCAACAAACATAATGTTTAACTGGGAAAAGTGCCTGAATGAGatataaaaacaacaatgaaacaaacaaacattccaTTTCTTGATGATGGCAGATCGGAAATCTCTGAATCTCAGCTTACTTACATCAGCTTGTTGCAGACTGGTGGCAGGAAATGATTCTGGTTCTCTGCTATCCATTTGTCCACATTCACAAGAAGATGATTATCATTCATTATTTCAATCCAAGTTTGGGGCCTTGCTGCTGTGTTATGCCACAATTGCCTCTTTTCTCTTACTACATGAAGCAGCTTAACTTTTCCCTTAAAGTCCAAAATGCAAAAGTAGGCGGTGGCAACTGGGAGGAGTTTTGCAGTGGTGAAAGGTCACTTGCATTTTACCAAGTCATAACATTTGTTACAGttgtgcaataataataataataataataataataataataataataataataataataataacaataaacataaaaataacaatgatgataataataataataataataataataataataatgataataataataataataataataataataatcaacttCGTGTCAAATGTCTTTCAGAATGAATAGCATTAGGTCTCAATCGTGATAATGTCCTAATTATGCAGTCtgtagattttcttttttttccagcgtCAAAAAGCGAATGAAAACGAAGCAAAATATATGGAGGTACATATCTTGTTTTACTTATGTTGTCTTTGTCATCAACAACCAATCACAATACGATGTCGTGTACAAGGTGGAACTACGGCAAGCAGCTAGGTTTGGCAAACCTGTGACGTTTCCTGGCTACTCAACACCAAGGAGCGGAACAGTCAACTTGGAGTCAGGTAAAATAAAAGAAACTTATGCAGTTCTGTGGTTACTATGTATTGAAACAAATTCCACTGCAATACTATGTGCCGCACAGTGGACGCCACGGAAATAATATATCCGTGCTAGCTGCCGTACAACAAGCGGATTTGCGGCAACGTCATTGCATC contains:
- the haao gene encoding 3-hydroxyanthranilate 3,4-dioxygenase, which gives rise to MNDNHLLVNVDKWIAENQNHFLPPVCNKLMHFSQLNIMFVGGPNTRKDYHIEEGEELFYQLKGDMCLKVIENGKHKDVHIKEGEMFLLPARIPHSPQRQANTVGLVVERKRLLAETDCLRYYVDNTTDILFEKWFYCKNLGTQLVPIIQEFMASMQCKTGKPDPNEVFRDPPFQMNNMNVMSPFCFKSWLEKQKTFLANGSPINMFGVQFETEVTMFGPGLSEAPLPPSDVWIWQLEGSSAVTMNEQEFELSAGDSLLIPEHTQYQWKRGVQTVALVVVQNPERKRH